Below is a genomic region from Streptomyces ferrugineus.
CCGCGTAGACCTGGTCCGGCGCCACGACACGGTCCACCAGGCCCAACTCCCGCGCCTCGTCGGCCTTGACCATGCGACCCGTGAAGATCAGGTCCTTCGCCTTGGACGGGCCGATCAGCCGGGCCAGCCGCTGGGTGCCGCCCGCGCCCGGGATCAGGCCGAGCAGGATCTCCGGCTGGCCCAGCTTGGCGTTGTCCCCGGCGATCCGGTAGTCCGCGCACAGCGCCAACTCGCAGCCGCCGCCGAGCGCGTAGCCCGTCACCGCCGCCACCACCGGCTTCGGGATCCGGGCGACCGCCGTGAACGACTCCTGCAACGCCCGGGAGCGCAGGACCATCGCGGTGTGGTCCATGGCCTGCATCTCCTTGATGTCCGCGCCCGCCGCGAACACCTTGTCCCCGCCGTAGATCACCACGGCGCGTACGTCGTCCCGCCGGGTCGCCTCCTCGGCGAGTTCCTTGAGCCGGTCCTGGGTGGCGACGTCCAGCGCGTTCATGGGCGGGCGGTCGAGACGGAGGGTGCCGACGCCTTCGGCGACTTCGAGATTCACGGTCATGCGAGCAGGTTAACGGGGGCTAACGGCTACGGCCCCGGT
It encodes:
- a CDS encoding enoyl-CoA hydratase/isomerase family protein, which gives rise to MTVNLEVAEGVGTLRLDRPPMNALDVATQDRLKELAEEATRRDDVRAVVIYGGDKVFAAGADIKEMQAMDHTAMVLRSRALQESFTAVARIPKPVVAAVTGYALGGGCELALCADYRIAGDNAKLGQPEILLGLIPGAGGTQRLARLIGPSKAKDLIFTGRMVKADEARELGLVDRVVAPDQVYAEAHAWAAKLAQGPAIALRAAKESIDTGLETDIETGLAVERSWFAGLFATEDRERGMRSFVEEGPGKAKFR